The following are encoded together in the Ovis aries strain OAR_USU_Benz2616 breed Rambouillet chromosome X, ARS-UI_Ramb_v3.0, whole genome shotgun sequence genome:
- the LOC121818350 gene encoding LOW QUALITY PROTEIN: vasculin-like protein 1 (The sequence of the model RefSeq protein was modified relative to this genomic sequence to represent the inferred CDS: inserted 2 bases in 1 codon) has product MVQHDFVPAWLNFLTPQSAKSPTVTFEKHGEHLPQGNGRFGVSHCRHNSSDGFFNNGSLRTTGGSWHQPSLFRHDSVDSGVSKGAYAGIIGNLSGWHGSSRGRDGMSQHSRGGTGNHCRWNGSFHSQKGRAFQEKPPADIREEKKXKVEKLQFEEEDFPSLNPEAGKQNQPCRPIGTPSGVWENPPSAKQPSKMLVIKKLSREDPAAAFSAAFTSPGSHHANGNKSSTMVPSVYKNLVPKAVPPPSKASAWKANRMEHKSGSLSSSRESVFTSPISVTKPVVLAGGVVLASPKESPASTTPLIEISASRLTKLTHRTTDRKSDFLKTLKDDRNGGFSESREGKKLEDLEDNSTSEPKENERKAVIRMRSICRAEFKDSAKETSSSETSDDNA; this is encoded by the exons ATGGTGCAGCATGACTTTGTTCCTGCTTGGCTAAATTTCTTAACGCCACAGTCAGCTAAGTCACCTACAGTGACTTTTGAAAAACACGGAGAGCACCTACCCCAAGGAAATGGTAGATTTGGAGTAAGCCATTGTAGACATAATTCCTCTGATGGCTTTTTCAACAATGGATCTCTTCGAACGACAGGAGGTTCTTGgcaccagccctccctgttccGCCATGATTCTGTGGACTCTGGTGTCTCTAAGGGAGCATATGCTGGAATCATAGGGAACCTATCTGGTTGGCATGGCTCTTCACGAGGTCGTGATGGCATGAGCCAGCATAGTAGGGGTGGCACAGGAAACCACTGCCGCTGGAATGGCAGCTTCCACTCCCAGAAAGGCCGTGCCTTTCAGGAAAAGCCACCTGCAGATAttagggaagagaagaa gaaggtgGAAAAGTTGCAGTTTGAAGAGGAAGACTTTCCTTCTTTGAATCCAGAAGCTGGCAAACAGAATCAGCCATGCAGACCTATTGGGACCCCTTCTGGAGTGTGGGAAAACCCACCTAGTGCCAAGCAGCCCTCCAAAATGCTAGTCATCAAAAAACTTTCCAGAGAGGATCCTGCTGCTGCCTTCTCTGCTGCATTCACCTCACCAGGATCTCaccatgcaaatggaaacaaaTCGTCAACCATGGTTCCAAGTGTCTATAAGAACCTGGTTCCTAAGGCTGTACCACCTCCATCCAAGGCCAGTGCATGGAAAGCTAACAGAATGGAACACAAATCAGGATCCCTTTCCTCTAGCCGAGAGTCTGTTTTTACCAGTCCAATCTCTGTTACCAAACCAGTAGTACTGGCTGGTGGTGTAGTTTTAGCCTCTCCCAAAGAGAGCCCCGCCAGCACCACTCCTCTGATTGAGATCAGCGCCTCTCGTCTGACCAAGTTGACCCACAGAACTACTGACAGGAAGAGCGACTTCCTGAAGACTCTGAAGGATGACCGGAATGGGGGTTTCTCAGAGAGCAGAGAGGGTAAGAAGTTGGAAGATTTGGAGGACAACAGCACATCTGAACCAAAGGAAAATGAGAGGAAGGCTGTCATCAGAATG AGAAGCATTTGCAGAGCAGAGTTTAAGGACTCGGCCAAGGAGACAAGTAGCAGTGAGACATCTGATGACAATGCCTGA
- the RPL39 gene encoding large ribosomal subunit protein eL39, producing the protein MSSHKTFRIKRFLAKKQKQNRPIPQWIRMKTGNKIRYNSKRRHWRRTKLGL; encoded by the exons ATG TCTTCTCACAAGACTTTCAGGATCAAGCGATTCCTGgccaagaaacaaaagcagaatcGTCCCATTCCTCAatggattcgaatgaaaactggcAATAAAATCAG GTACAACTCCAAGAGAAGACATTGGAGAAGAACCAAGCTGGGTCTATAA
- the SOWAHD gene encoding ankyrin repeat domain-containing protein SOWAHD translates to MAEPRGAAKPAPKASFAPTKLSPRSAPQPRPSRVDAGSLSRYRGNAAASREPPFLGALMPSGTGSARRRGARLELLGLQGAAPAGWLSEERLEEQSPGGPNGLGGSGLCLEPREHAWILAAAEGRFEALQELLEAEPGLLLRGDPITGYSVLHWLAKHGRHEELILVHDFAQRQGLRLDVSAPGSGGLTPLHLAALQGHDMVIKVLVGALGADPTRRDHSGHRACHYLRPDAPWSLRELSGAEDWERAGGRDGNPNNANNNSSSSGAAAWTLRHAPSAVGAQVVEKTARPAVAPAKGKDSVGSRVAQIQGFLRHMFPFFQDR, encoded by the coding sequence ATGGCCGAGCCCCGAGGGGCCGCCAAGCCGGCCCCCAAGGCCTCCTTCGCACCGACCAAGCTGAGCCCGCGGAGCGCCCCGCAGCCCCGCCCCTCGAGAGTGGACGCCGGCAGCCTGAGCAGGTACCGGGGCAACGCCGCCGCCTCCAGGGAGCCCCCTTTCCTTGGCGCGCTGATGCCCTCGGGAACAGGCTCGGCGCGCCGGCGGGGAGCGCGGCTGGAGCTGCTGGGGCTGCAGGGGGCGGCTCCCGCCGGGTGGTTGTCCGAGGAGCGCCTGGAGGAGCAGTCCCCGGGCGGGCCGAACGGACTGGGCGGTAGCGGGCTGTGCCTGGAGCCCCGGGAGCACGCGTGGATACTGGCGGCCGCCGAAGGCCGCTTTGAGGCACTGCAGGAGCTGCTGGAGGCCGAGCCGGGGCTACTGCTGCGGGGAGACCCGATCACGGGCTACTCGGTGCTGCACTGGCTGGCCAAGCACGGGCGCCACGAGGAACTCATCCTAGTGCACGACTTTGCCCAGCGCCAGGGGCTGCGGCTCGACGTGAGCGCCCCGGGTAGCGGCGGCCTCACGCCCCTACACCTGGCGGCCCTGCAGGGCCACGATATGGTCATCAAGGTGCTGGTGGGCGCCTTGGGAGCTGACCCCACGCGCCGCGACCACAGCGGCCACCGGGCCTGTCACTACCTGAGGCCCGACGCGCCCTGGAGCCTGCGGGAGCTGTCGGGGGCCGAGGACTGGGAGAGGGCAGGCGGCCGAGACGGGAATCCTAACAACgccaacaacaacagcagcagcagcggcgccGCCGCGTGGACGCTGAGACACGCCCCGAGTGCAGTGGGCGCGCAGGTCGTGGAGAAGACGGCCAGACCAGCGGTGGCGCCAGCCAAGGGGAAAGACTCCGTGGGCAGCCGGGTGGCGCAAATTCAAGGCTTTCTCCGCCATATGTTCCCCTTCTTCCAGGACCGTTGA